The following is a genomic window from Drosophila busckii strain San Diego stock center, stock number 13000-0081.31 chromosome 2L, ASM1175060v1, whole genome shotgun sequence.
GGCTCCATTGACGGTAGTCCAACTGGGTTGCAGCCTCATACTCCTGTGACAGGCAATCGACAGTATCCCGTGCAAGATCCAGTTCCGTTAGATCATCCTGAAACATTGGTTCGCGTCGGAATTGATCGAGAAAGGCATTTCGCTTCTTAAGCTTATCGTACTGAGCCAAAGCGCGATTAAACAGTGCGCTAATGCCCGTGTGGTTGGCCATCATCAAGCCGGATACTTTGTGACCTGTTTGTACATAAGGTGAGCTACGAGATAGAGCCACCTGTATGCTAGCAGGACCCCAGGGTATAAACTGTGCAAGTTTACGTTCACGTATTCGCTGCAGTGACTTGTGAACCTGCGATGGATCAACTTCGCCCTGGATTATGTTCAATATAGATAGGTAGCAGTGTCGCTTGTCGGAAGTGGAAGATACCATCATGTTTTTGGGCTGCAGCAAGCGGCGCATGACATCCAAGACTGTTGTCTTGCGAATATTTGCTTTGgtctgcaattaaattggTTAATAGAATACGAATTGGGATTGGAATGGCTACTTACATCATAGTCTGCAATAAGAGGCGTGTAGCCAGTCATTAGGAAATGCAGCTGTGGTGTAGGTATGAGTGGTGCCGTTAGTCCAATCAGATTGTTATTCATATATGAAGGATAACGCAGGGTGGTGGTGCTGACGCTCATTATGTTTGAGACAAGATTATTGATTTGGGCCAAGGTGGGCGTTTGTATGTGTAGACGCTCAGTGGCAATGCGATTTAAGGCGGTGTTGTCCAGCACCACAACACAGTCCGCGCACTGGGTCAGACGCTTGAGTGTAAGTATGGAATTATAGGGCTGCACTACAACATCGCTGATCTCGTCCTGATTCGGAAAAACGCTGTATGTCTGAATAAGCTTTTTGGGAAAACGATCTGAAAGTCGCTCAAGCACATAAGAGCCCATGCCGGAGCCAGTGCCTCCAGCTATAGAGTGACATAGTACAAAGCCCTCCAGTGAATCGCTGCCATCGGCTTCCCTATCGAGTATGTCAAACACTTCCTCATGCACGCGCTCGCCTTGACTAAAGCCAGACGCCCAGTTATTGCCAGCGCCGCCACCATGCTTGGACAAGTAAACATTCTCCGGATTataaagctgcaattgttCGTAcatgttttaaacaaatgcacaaaaatattatattatttattattacctTTGCATATGTCGAAGTCATAATGTTATTGATGACACGCGGCTCCAAGTCCAGCAGAACTGCACGTGGTATATAATGATTATCATCGGCCTGATAGAAGAACACATCCTTGCGGTCATGACCTTCGGCCGCAAAGTCCTCTAGCACGCCATCAGGTGAAATGCCATGCTCCAGGCAAAGTCGCTTCCAAAACTCAAAGCcaactgcaaatatttcaattaattaaccCATACTAGTATGCAAATTGCACTTACTTTGATTGCCACATTGGCCTAATTGCAGCGTTATTATTTCACTCGGcattattgcttaaattttatgacttttcaatatataaaaggAAGCTAAACATAACGGTGCTTAGCAATTACATCGCGCTACCACTTGTTGAACTTTTTGGCGTTGCCAGAACGGCTAAAAGTAATCGAAAACAGTGCAAAAGCGAAAGTTGGCGCCATgatgaaatttaaattcaatagctacgttttttgaatttattaatgcagttttgagataaaaaatatacacgtGCAgtttttacacacatacatatatataaaacgaGTGTTTTTGCAAATGCCTGTCAATATAATGACAGCACCTACGCCGCCCACGCTATGCATTGAAAGTTTGCAAACTGGCTGCTGCGGTCCAGGTCCAGGTCCAAGTCCAGCGTCGTGTCGCCGTCATAAATTACACTTTCAAAtctatttgcttttgccataTTGCATTTTGGAAAAGCTGACTGCAAATGTGGGTCAGCCGCAAAACGTGGCTACGGTGTTGGTGGCGATCAGAGCAGCCTTCAAGCTCTTTGCTCATTTccattatattttattcatttgctttaaattaatagctGCATGGGCTCTGTACAATGGCCGCTGCAGCGCATTTGGAGCACAAATGCTTACGAAAGCCTCACACGACAAGAAGAGGATGccagccgcaacagcaacggcaacaacaactgcaacagcaacagcaacaacaacaataataattaagtacTGCATGTTTTTGTGTAGCTGGTTTGCCAATtcattatatttgtatttttcagatttattattattattttttttttggttcaaCGTTCTGCTTGGCCCAAACATTTTTCATGCTGCACGCTTCGTTGCACAtcattgcattaatttgttcgttaaagctaaagctaaagctaaaattaaagaaatatttcaaCAGAGCTCTGTACTTTTCGTGGCTATTTGTTAATGTACTTTTGGAACGTCTGCAAACACGAATTGCTAAAGCCgttactattgttgttgttgatgttgttgctgcagttgaagTTGTTAGTATTATAATTAAGTTCATGGCGTGCTGCCGTTTTGCCGTTTTATGTATTGTGTAGTAAGCACTTTCAAAAAGCccataaaaatagcaacgcAATTGTCTGACAAACTAAATCAGCGCAAGTGCGTGGAGAAATTTTTCACCTGGCCTCAGCAAACGCTacacattttgttgtaataGACAGTAGCAAccgaaaagcaacaacaaaatgaaatgtacATAAGcaacagtcagccagccagacataaataaaagtcGACATAATCTAAGTGTTGTTGCTCGGCATTTAAATGAGCGAATTTAAACTCGACTCCAGAATGGGTAAAAACTCAAAGTCAATTGCCCAGCgagttttcacttttattcATGCAAAAGAGACTTCTTTCTGGTTTGTCGCTTTTCATATTTCGGTGtatgtgtttaatttatgccgGCAACGAATTTTCACTCTCGCTATTTTTCCGCATTTTAGACACAGTCTGGGAAAGTGGGCAAGCAAGCGTTGGCGCATccgccaaaaataataacaacaacaacagcgacgacgacgacgacagaaATGAAAAGTGCGcctttaaaaatagcaaaagccaGTCGAAGAGCCATCCAAAGTCTGCGCCCAAAATTTGTGGCTTGTGGGTTAGATTAGAAAGTGGTTACCAAAGCGCGCACCCAATGCAACCAACGCCAAACGCCAGACGGCAGATTCTTTGTGAAAAACTGTGCCGGCCGCAGCATccaccgcacacacacacacaggcgcacAGCTATGCAGACGCTTAGAGCCAACATTAATTGGCATTTTTGCATGCGTTGGCAACTGGCAAACCGGCTGGCAGGCAGGTAGAAAGAAGGTAAGCGCACGTCCAGCGTTGCCGCCAATGAAAGAGAAAATTGTACCCCAAATCAAGTTCACTATCATTGGCCGTCGGCTGCGTTTTCTGCtaactaatattttaaaattgttgattaTGATGACTTTTCATTTCGTTCGACAAGATCTGGATTGCGCATCAGCAGCCACAGCACCGCAGCTTAAATTGGCGCTGGCAaagtgttttctttttaatttgacGCTTGGCTGCCAAACGCCCAACGCTGCAGGCAACAATCATTAGCCAGCTGCCGCCTGGACCTGAATAGcacattaagcatacgccgcattTGCCACTCCAAATGCCTATTACTTAACCGCTTACTAAGtttgcgtgtgtatgtgtgagtggaaatgcaaatggcaaacaatatTTCATGCCACATTACACATTTGCAAAAGTTTGGCCAGGCCTTTTTCGCAATGCCACAGCGCTGAAAACTATTCATCATGCCCAGAGTGTGGAAGCTTTTCAGGAAGCAACTGCTGCCGTTGGCCAGCTCCCAAACGTTGGCCCAACTAAGCAACAACTTCAATGTCAGTAGTCGCAAATGACTTGGCTTCAACTTCAAAAGTCTTAAGCTCCACATGAGTTCTGCTAAGGTTGCATTTTATGGGCTCAAAAGTAACTCAAGCGTTTGAGTTGCGCATcgcaaaatttgtttagttatatATCTAATGCTGCTCACTAACTTGAGCATGCATTAAGGTTAACCGATTAGCTGCCCCAATTGCGCAGTGAGCCAAGCAAAgtaaccaaaaaacaaaaaacagatAAGAATGGCCAAGAACATTCAAATAACATGCGAGTGTGTACTTAGTAGTAATAACAATTGTATGCTATAAAGTATAAGCAACTGATtgaataattacaaaaataatataaaaagtgcataaaaatgttgattGTTCGTTCTTTGCATCCGCTTGtcataaaaaaacacataaaagttataaaagaCACGCACAAAAATTTCTTGATTAAAGCTAATTTATAGAAATGTTGATGGGCGCTTTCGTTTTTAGTTCAAACtggttataaataaatcttttgttAGCAAATCctgcaaattatataaaaataaaattaatcttgcttaagtcttttggGTATGCTCTGCTTgtatttttgctgcctttgtttatttttagctgctagTTATACAAGCATTTTATCAACTAATCATAGACATATGTTCAGACAACTTAGCATTGATCGCTTCCTGTGCTTGCCCAAAAGTTCACATGGCTTGCTCAAGCATAAATAAGCTTTAATTGCGGATTacagcagctgtttgctgAATCATTTGGTTGCTACATTGCCCAAGCAATTGTCTATTCTTTGGACTCGAGCGGCTCACCTTCGggtatcaaaatattttaatagcgCATTTCTGGGCTTAGCTATAGGAAGCGGGCTGGTTGGAAAGCTCCATTGGAAACTATATAATTAGTTGTGCCGCTGGCGTTAGATTTCCTAGGGCCACAGCCCATTATGTTAACAATGAACAGCGCTTCAATCGAAGAGCCATGAATATGCTGAAACGAAACTGAAAACTCTCTCACAAGCCAAGGGCTCCAGCTCCAAGATGACAGTTGACAATGATGTATGGGATTCTTGAAACCGAAACCAAAACCAATATTCAAGCATTGAACAGTGATAGCCGTAAACCAAATATGCAATTGACTTTCGCGCCATATGACACTTGAAGAGCGGCATggtaatgctgctgctgatgatgatgaccgGCCAGCAGACCAGCCCAGGAGCCCGCGAACCGGCATGCCAGCGGATCACAAAAAGTGGCTAGAACCACTTTCTACAATGAGCACAGCACTTcgtctgtttgcttttgagcCAAAGTAAAAGTCAATTTCTTCTTCAGCTGCtgtc
Proteins encoded in this region:
- the LOC108608130 gene encoding tubulin gamma-2 chain isoform X2 produces the protein MPSEIITLQLGQCGNQIGFEFWKRLCLEHGISPDGVLEDFAAEGHDRKDVFFYQADDNHYIPRAVLLDLEPRVINNIMTSTYAKLYNPENVYLSKHGGGAGNNWASGFSQGERVHEEVFDILDREADGSDSLEGFVLCHSIAGGTGSGMGSYVLERLSDRFPKKLIQTYSVFPNQDEISDVVVQPYNSILTLKRLTQCADCVVVLDNTALNRIATERLHIQTPTLAQINNLVSNIMSVSTTTLRYPSYMNNNLIGLTAPLIPTPQLHFLMTGYTPLIADYDVSTNIRKTTVLDVMRRLLQPKNMMVSSTSDKRHCYLSILNIIQGEVDPSQVHKSLQRIRERKLAQFIPWGPASIQVALSRSSPYVQTGHKVSGLMMANHTGISALFNRALAQYDKLKKRNAFLDQFRREPMFQDDLTELDLARDTVDCLSQEYEAATQLDYRQWSPQANAPRLLATKT
- the LOC108608130 gene encoding tubulin gamma-2 chain isoform X1; translation: MPSEIITLQLGQCGNQIGFEFWKRLCLEHGISPDGVLEDFAAEGHDRKDVFFYQADDNHYIPRAVLLDLEPRVINNIMTSTYAKLYNPENVYLSKHGGGAGNNWASGFSQGERVHEEVFDILDREADGSDSLEGFVLCHSIAGGTGSGMGSYVLERLSDRFPKKLIQTYSVFPNQDEISDVVVQPYNSILTLKRLTQCADCVVVLDNTALNRIATERLHIQTPTLAQINNLVSNIMSVSTTTLRYPSYMNNNLIGLTAPLIPTPQLHFLMTGYTPLIADYDTKANIRKTTVLDVMRRLLQPKNMMVSSTSDKRHCYLSILNIIQGEVDPSQVHKSLQRIRERKLAQFIPWGPASIQVALSRSSPYVQTGHKVSGLMMANHTGISALFNRALAQYDKLKKRNAFLDQFRREPMFQDDLTELDLARDTVDCLSQEYEAATQLDYRQWSPQANAPRLLATKT